The Candidatus Aegiribacteria sp. genome includes a region encoding these proteins:
- a CDS encoding response regulator — protein MALIMIVDDDPMIREMLTQAFKNENYDVIDAPDGKTALNKFSTENVDVVITDIIMPDMEGIETIRELRKIKPDAKIIAFSGGGSISPEGYLKIASSMGAQYTFQKPISIKELSEAVKDLLDS, from the coding sequence ATGGCACTAATAATGATAGTTGATGATGATCCTATGATAAGGGAAATGCTTACACAGGCATTCAAAAACGAAAATTACGATGTAATTGACGCCCCTGATGGCAAAACCGCGCTTAATAAATTCAGCACTGAAAATGTTGACGTTGTAATCACGGATATCATCATGCCGGATATGGAAGGTATTGAAACCATACGCGAGCTCCGGAAAATAAAACCTGACGCAAAGATAATTGCATTCTCAGGAGGCGGTTCTATCTCACCTGAAGGTTATCTTAAAATAGCGTCTTCAATGGGAGCGCAGTACACTTTTCAGAAACCGATATCCATCAAAGAACTCAGTGAAGCCGTAAAAGATCTTCTGGATTCATGA
- the dapF gene encoding diaminopimelate epimerase, producing the protein MKLKFVKMSGAGNDFILLDNMDSSLDDIITPDLIRKLCARGLSVGADGLLELKDDSEYAFRMKFYNNDGKAAVMCGNGGRCIAGYAASAGIVPDRGIFRFRSDAGVHFAEITGQNSVRLWMTAPEVHYLDRYIDLDSVGLRLSFLNTGVPHIVVMFAESEEFPFEELAPILRNHALFGKEGANVDFAWITGKSDLSIRTWERGLEGETLACGTGAVASAICAANIHKMCLPLNITVRSGRILKVGKSSHGWWLQGEARTVYEGVLESPPNEDLTVAL; encoded by the coding sequence ATGAAACTGAAATTCGTGAAAATGAGCGGCGCAGGAAATGATTTCATACTTCTTGATAACATGGATTCATCGCTTGACGATATCATAACCCCTGACCTTATCAGAAAACTGTGCGCACGGGGTCTGTCAGTCGGGGCCGATGGTCTCCTGGAACTTAAAGATGATTCTGAATACGCATTTCGCATGAAGTTCTATAACAACGATGGAAAAGCTGCTGTAATGTGTGGGAACGGCGGAAGATGCATAGCTGGATACGCAGCTTCAGCAGGCATTGTGCCTGATAGAGGCATTTTCCGTTTCAGAAGCGATGCCGGAGTTCATTTCGCTGAGATAACCGGACAGAACAGCGTCAGACTATGGATGACTGCCCCGGAAGTACATTATCTGGATCGGTACATCGATTTGGATTCCGTAGGTTTACGATTATCATTTCTGAATACAGGCGTACCTCATATCGTTGTCATGTTTGCCGAATCAGAGGAGTTCCCCTTTGAAGAATTGGCACCGATTCTCAGAAATCACGCTCTCTTCGGAAAAGAGGGTGCCAATGTCGATTTCGCATGGATAACCGGTAAGTCGGATCTTTCAATCCGAACCTGGGAGAGGGGTCTTGAGGGAGAGACTCTTGCCTGTGGAACCGGAGCGGTAGCCTCAGCAATCTGTGCTGCTAATATCCATAAAATGTGCCTTCCACTGAATATTACCGTAAGAAGCGGAAGAATATTGAAGGTAGGAAAGAGCAGCCATGGATGGTGGCTCCAGGGTGAGGCAAGAACAGTATACGAAGGTGTTCTTGAAAGTCCCCCGAACGAAGACTTGACGGTAGCTTTATGA
- a CDS encoding ComEC/Rec2 family competence protein gives MALAALGFRKCGIILLCIVSVLAGSYLDDNERQPPSYKDSTSGVWRCRVETTTTAGALLTTPMGYTVWSSDRGLARSVSRGDSVVIIGSIDGAFLESSAFRSIPSTSLHDRIRKASSFSLTESIPSKETSSLASALLVGERGYLPRSVRNVFSETGTSHLLALSGLHVGILSTVMLLIFRKLFGKGWLSILAVILVAFIYVFVSGARASTVRAGVMLLLVLVLLHLSGRTPDLLFVWSVAVLILTVVSSGGVLNDVGAQMSFGAVLSLIVLGKNFAGKPGWILSIAYAGVVVTVALAPLVSFTYGGIRPVAPIATVISVPFMLGTMLTGFLTLLFPFISAASILTEWIVFTWLAILEILKSGRIVFLEWMFWLWPVCLITLWFLSRRRGFRHRFR, from the coding sequence ATGGCTTTGGCAGCCCTTGGTTTCCGGAAATGCGGGATCATCCTTTTGTGTATCGTCTCAGTCCTTGCCGGTTCATACCTTGACGATAATGAAAGACAGCCACCCTCATATAAAGATTCAACATCCGGTGTGTGGCGCTGCAGGGTAGAAACAACTACTACCGCCGGGGCGCTCTTAACTACTCCAATGGGATATACTGTCTGGTCATCTGACAGAGGGCTTGCCCGATCGGTCAGCAGGGGTGATTCGGTAGTGATAATCGGTTCTATTGATGGTGCGTTCCTCGAAAGCTCCGCGTTTCGATCTATTCCCTCAACTTCACTTCATGATCGTATCAGGAAGGCTTCTTCATTCAGTCTCACCGAGAGTATACCATCAAAAGAAACCAGTTCACTGGCTTCAGCTCTTCTTGTGGGAGAGAGGGGGTATCTTCCGCGATCTGTTCGCAATGTTTTCAGTGAAACCGGCACATCACACCTTCTGGCTCTTTCGGGACTTCATGTAGGAATTCTGTCAACTGTAATGCTCCTGATTTTTCGCAAACTTTTCGGAAAAGGCTGGTTATCGATACTCGCAGTTATTCTGGTAGCCTTCATCTACGTATTTGTTTCGGGAGCAAGGGCATCTACTGTAAGGGCTGGTGTAATGCTTCTACTTGTACTTGTCCTTCTGCATTTATCGGGCAGAACCCCTGATCTGCTCTTCGTCTGGTCGGTTGCTGTGCTGATTCTCACTGTCGTCTCATCGGGAGGTGTTCTGAACGATGTTGGTGCACAGATGTCATTTGGCGCGGTATTAAGCCTTATAGTTCTGGGTAAGAATTTTGCGGGAAAGCCAGGCTGGATACTGTCTATCGCATATGCCGGAGTCGTTGTGACTGTAGCGCTGGCTCCTCTTGTCTCATTCACATACGGCGGTATTAGGCCTGTAGCTCCCATTGCAACGGTAATCTCGGTCCCGTTCATGCTCGGAACCATGCTTACAGGATTTTTGACACTGCTGTTTCCATTTATTTCGGCCGCATCGATACTGACTGAATGGATCGTATTCACCTGGCTCGCAATTCTTGAGATTCTGAAATCCGGCAGGATAGTGTTTCTTGAATGGATGTTCTGGCTCTGGCCAGTCTGCCTTATTACTTTATGGTTCCTCTCCAGAAGAAGAGGTTTCCGGCACAGGTTCCGGTGA
- the polA gene encoding DNA polymerase I produces the protein MTKKEYFLIDSHALLYRGYFAMLRNPLRALDGTNTSGLFHLVREIIDHRESRSPDTITIAVFDHPSPTFRTEMYPEYKANRPSMPDELRSQSEYARRLIPALGIPLLEKEGLEADDIIAWLTQEAVSRGDTVEILSSDKDLLQLADDGVTIIRPGRGNSPETIVRKNDVNSIMGVRADQVADLLSLTGDSSDNIPGAKGIGPKTAVKLLDEFQSIDGIYGSIDDVLPDSVRRKLKNSRKTVLLSRKLISLKPAQKMDIYLDDLSMKLPDAELASELLTSLGMQSVLLKLGISPATDLFSGWGNTSPTEWCSTTIIKSLNELEEYCLNHSENELLALDTETTSKFPFQAIPVGISLTTSEDGALYIPLSGPDALPIDKVVTILRTILINRLIVAQNGKYDIHILESIGLEIRGLSGDPMIADYLLRPEFRSHSLSNLSITWLGRHMIDYSDVLGNAATLADVKTETVAEYCCCDSAAALNLNGVLRKELEKDEKLLKIYDTLELPLVKVISNMEKRGIGLDIESLHLLEIEFSDSIRELEAKAAETAGFPINLNSPAQVSRILFDSLGLTPAGKTGTGANSSSMEVLERLRGKHRFVETVIEHRELSKLLNTYIRKLPEYVCEKDGMIHTSFSQTVTATGRLSSSSPNLQNIPVRTSRGREVRKCFVPGKDGHVLITADYSQIELRILAHLAGPGNLRRAYERNLDIHSSTAEALFGDASPEHRRKAKEVNFSILYGISSWGLSKRLNISRGEAAGIIDRYLDNYPELKTFFSRCVEYAEEHNETRTILGRRREFKGFKSAKGARRNSMERMVINTTVQGSAADIIKIAMLNVDRSLRHSQINAGLVLQVHDELVATAPERYAVEISGIIRDEMESAFEMSIPMVVDTGWGRNWMEAQH, from the coding sequence ATGACTAAAAAAGAATACTTTCTCATCGACAGCCATGCGCTGCTCTACAGAGGATATTTCGCGATGCTACGGAATCCTCTGCGGGCTCTGGATGGAACTAATACCAGTGGTCTGTTTCACCTTGTAAGGGAGATAATTGACCACAGAGAATCCCGTTCACCGGATACTATTACTATCGCTGTATTCGATCACCCGTCACCAACTTTCCGCACGGAGATGTATCCCGAATACAAAGCTAACCGTCCGTCTATGCCGGATGAGCTTAGAAGCCAGTCTGAGTATGCCAGAAGACTTATACCTGCATTGGGAATCCCTCTTCTTGAGAAGGAGGGACTTGAGGCCGATGATATTATAGCATGGCTTACACAGGAGGCTGTTTCAAGAGGTGATACGGTTGAAATTCTGTCATCCGACAAAGACCTTCTTCAGCTTGCTGATGACGGTGTGACGATTATCCGGCCTGGCAGGGGAAACAGCCCTGAAACCATTGTCAGGAAGAACGATGTAAATAGTATCATGGGTGTAAGAGCTGACCAGGTTGCGGATCTTCTTTCACTGACAGGCGATTCTTCCGACAATATTCCCGGCGCAAAGGGTATAGGCCCTAAAACCGCCGTTAAACTGCTTGATGAATTCCAGAGTATTGACGGCATTTACGGATCAATCGATGATGTATTACCTGATTCTGTTCGGAGAAAGCTTAAAAACAGCAGGAAAACGGTACTTCTCAGCAGAAAGCTCATATCCCTTAAACCTGCTCAGAAAATGGATATTTATCTTGATGACCTTTCAATGAAGCTTCCCGATGCCGAACTTGCTTCCGAGTTACTCACTTCACTTGGAATGCAGAGCGTTCTCTTAAAGCTGGGTATCAGTCCCGCAACCGATCTATTCAGCGGATGGGGAAATACATCTCCAACGGAATGGTGTTCGACAACCATCATTAAAAGTTTGAACGAACTTGAAGAATATTGCCTTAACCATTCAGAGAATGAGCTTCTTGCGCTTGATACAGAAACCACATCAAAATTTCCATTTCAGGCGATTCCTGTCGGGATATCACTGACTACATCGGAAGACGGCGCACTCTACATTCCCCTTTCCGGCCCCGATGCCCTTCCGATAGATAAGGTTGTAACAATTCTGAGAACCATTCTTATAAACAGGCTGATTGTGGCTCAGAACGGGAAGTACGACATTCATATACTTGAATCCATTGGCCTTGAAATACGGGGGTTGAGCGGTGACCCGATGATAGCGGATTATCTTCTCAGACCCGAATTCAGGTCACATTCACTTTCCAACCTTTCCATAACCTGGCTGGGAAGGCATATGATCGACTACAGCGACGTTCTTGGGAACGCAGCAACTCTGGCCGATGTGAAGACGGAAACAGTCGCTGAGTACTGCTGCTGCGATTCAGCGGCTGCACTGAATCTGAACGGTGTGTTGAGAAAAGAGCTCGAGAAGGATGAGAAACTTCTTAAAATATATGATACACTCGAACTTCCGCTGGTTAAAGTAATCTCGAATATGGAGAAAAGGGGAATCGGCCTTGATATCGAGTCACTCCATCTGCTGGAAATAGAATTCTCCGATTCTATCAGAGAACTTGAAGCGAAAGCCGCGGAAACCGCCGGTTTTCCTATCAATCTAAACAGTCCGGCGCAGGTTTCCAGAATACTCTTTGACAGTCTCGGACTTACTCCTGCGGGAAAAACCGGAACCGGAGCCAACTCCTCAAGTATGGAAGTTCTTGAAAGACTCAGGGGAAAGCACAGGTTCGTAGAAACCGTAATTGAACACAGGGAACTATCCAAGCTGCTTAACACTTATATAAGAAAACTGCCTGAATACGTCTGCGAGAAAGACGGCATGATACACACCAGTTTCAGCCAGACAGTCACAGCAACCGGCAGATTGAGTTCCAGCAGCCCTAACCTTCAGAATATTCCCGTGAGGACCAGCAGGGGCCGCGAGGTGAGAAAGTGTTTCGTACCCGGGAAAGACGGTCATGTTCTTATTACGGCTGACTACTCCCAGATCGAACTGCGCATTCTGGCGCATCTGGCCGGTCCGGGTAACCTGAGAAGAGCGTACGAACGGAACCTGGATATCCACAGTTCCACTGCCGAGGCCCTTTTTGGCGATGCCTCTCCCGAGCACAGAAGAAAGGCCAAGGAAGTGAATTTCTCAATACTCTACGGCATCAGCTCCTGGGGACTGAGTAAAAGGCTGAACATCAGCAGAGGGGAAGCTGCGGGTATCATTGACAGATACCTCGATAACTATCCTGAACTGAAAACCTTTTTCAGCAGATGCGTTGAATATGCTGAGGAACACAATGAAACAAGAACGATTCTCGGGAGAAGACGCGAGTTCAAGGGTTTTAAATCGGCAAAGGGAGCAAGAAGAAATTCGATGGAACGAATGGTGATTAACACAACAGTTCAGGGGTCCGCTGCGGATATCATAAAAATAGCGATGCTTAACGTTGACCGCAGTTTGCGTCATTCGCAAATAAATGCCGGACTTGTTCTCCAGGTTCATGATGAGCTTGTGGCAACGGCGCCTGAAAGGTACGCCGTTGAAATTTCCGGAATAATCAGGGATGAGATGGAATCGGCCTTCGAAATGAGCATTCCTATGGTCGTTGATACCGGCTGGGGCAGAAACTGGATGGAGGCGCAACACTGA
- a CDS encoding PAS domain S-box protein, which yields MSDSSGIERTATTMGETFFDSQGAGVFVSDSASAGIVEANNAALKMLEMPATAVIGKLCGFFLKSADNKPLLPSDEAVHGSLKIYRGRTIPVIISTSECFIGKHKGLIHSFIRLPETAEEEIRVETHTDQYIDHANKIDSSLFGEEKFRVITESIQDAIIMMNDEKSISFVNSAACRMFGYKVDEMMGRNLHEMIAPEQYLDSFGKGFENFKNTGEGIVVGRTLEIEAQRKNGNIFPVELSVSSTKLNSKWHAIGIIRDITERRNAENRIIETSEAAENASRTKSEFLANMSHEIRTPLNSIIGTTDLMADTELNDEQKKYLELMRSSGKSLLALVNDILDISRIEAGKVILETIPFNIRDTFRKVIDTFILRAEKKELLLSCEFRNDVPEYLEGDPNRLMQIIINLVGNAIKFTESGSIKVFIENSGISDGKVLISFSVVDTGIGIPPAKLESIFSSFAQADPSVTRKFGGTGLGLTISKKLVRLMNGTITVDSQIDQGSKFSFTSEFGVHRESTDEKKSKTASKEQYEISKESLRNLRILLVDDSPDNRFLVKAFLRKEPCLVVEAVNGSEAVEKYLQEYWDIILMDMQMPIMDGYSATERIRKIERENKLEHTPIVALTAHSINTEIKRCLDAGCDVHLAKPVSKVALIRLIGELTGEVENIDDRNDDPAELPERAGEGIKVIVDPELMELIPGYISHRREDIVKLRNLLKKREYRDIERCGHSMKGSGSGYGFDGITLIGAFLEKAGKSQSKRKIEEGIDKLEYYLENLEIIEDS from the coding sequence ATGTCAGATTCAAGCGGTATTGAGCGTACTGCGACAACAATGGGTGAAACTTTCTTTGATTCTCAGGGCGCAGGTGTATTTGTTTCCGATTCTGCCTCCGCCGGAATCGTTGAGGCCAACAATGCAGCTTTGAAAATGTTGGAAATGCCTGCAACCGCTGTGATCGGAAAACTCTGCGGTTTTTTCCTCAAATCGGCCGATAATAAACCTCTTCTGCCTTCAGATGAAGCCGTTCACGGCAGCCTTAAAATATACAGGGGCCGGACAATCCCCGTTATTATTTCAACGTCTGAGTGTTTTATTGGAAAACATAAAGGCCTCATCCATTCCTTCATCAGGCTACCGGAAACGGCTGAAGAGGAAATACGTGTGGAAACGCACACTGATCAGTATATAGATCATGCAAACAAGATAGACTCCAGTTTGTTCGGCGAAGAGAAATTCAGAGTAATCACGGAATCAATCCAGGACGCAATCATCATGATGAACGATGAAAAAAGTATTTCGTTTGTGAACTCGGCAGCCTGCAGAATGTTTGGCTATAAAGTAGATGAAATGATGGGGAGGAACCTTCACGAAATGATAGCTCCCGAACAATACCTCGATTCTTTCGGAAAGGGGTTTGAAAATTTCAAAAACACAGGTGAAGGAATCGTGGTGGGGCGTACACTTGAAATAGAAGCCCAACGTAAGAACGGCAACATATTTCCGGTTGAACTATCAGTATCCTCAACTAAACTGAATAGTAAATGGCATGCGATAGGCATAATACGGGATATTACAGAAAGAAGAAATGCGGAAAACAGGATCATTGAAACCAGTGAAGCCGCAGAGAACGCATCACGCACGAAATCCGAATTTCTGGCGAACATGAGCCATGAAATCCGCACACCTCTTAATTCAATAATAGGGACCACCGATCTCATGGCTGATACGGAACTGAACGATGAACAGAAAAAGTATCTTGAACTCATGCGATCCTCAGGAAAGAGCCTTCTTGCACTTGTAAACGATATACTTGACATTTCAAGGATCGAAGCTGGAAAGGTCATTCTGGAAACCATCCCTTTCAATATCAGAGATACTTTCCGTAAGGTGATAGATACTTTTATACTGCGGGCTGAGAAAAAGGAACTTCTACTTTCGTGCGAGTTCAGAAACGATGTACCTGAATACCTTGAGGGTGATCCAAACAGGTTAATGCAGATAATTATCAACCTGGTAGGAAACGCTATCAAGTTTACAGAATCCGGCAGTATTAAAGTCTTCATTGAAAACAGCGGAATATCAGATGGGAAAGTCCTTATTAGTTTCTCAGTTGTTGACACAGGAATCGGAATCCCGCCCGCAAAACTTGAGAGTATTTTCAGCAGTTTCGCCCAGGCTGATCCTTCGGTAACCAGAAAATTCGGCGGCACGGGACTTGGACTGACAATATCAAAAAAACTGGTACGCCTTATGAACGGAACAATTACAGTCGACAGTCAGATTGACCAGGGCAGTAAATTCTCTTTTACATCTGAGTTTGGTGTTCATCGTGAATCAACTGATGAAAAGAAATCAAAAACTGCTTCAAAGGAGCAGTATGAGATTTCGAAGGAAAGCCTCAGAAACCTTAGAATACTGCTTGTAGATGATTCACCTGATAACCGATTCCTGGTTAAGGCCTTCCTCAGAAAAGAGCCCTGCCTTGTAGTCGAAGCTGTGAACGGAAGCGAAGCGGTTGAGAAATATCTCCAGGAATACTGGGATATTATTCTGATGGATATGCAGATGCCCATAATGGATGGATACAGCGCAACAGAGAGAATCCGGAAGATTGAACGCGAGAATAAGCTTGAGCATACACCAATTGTTGCCCTTACCGCACATTCTATAAACACTGAGATTAAGAGATGTCTTGATGCCGGATGTGATGTTCACCTTGCGAAACCTGTCAGCAAGGTTGCTCTTATCAGACTTATAGGAGAACTAACCGGTGAGGTTGAGAACATTGACGATAGAAACGATGACCCGGCTGAATTACCTGAACGAGCGGGAGAAGGAATAAAAGTCATCGTTGACCCGGAACTCATGGAATTGATTCCAGGCTATATCAGTCATCGAAGGGAAGATATCGTGAAACTGCGCAATCTCCTTAAAAAGCGTGAGTACAGAGATATCGAGAGATGCGGTCACAGTATGAAAGGCTCTGGATCAGGCTACGGGTTCGATGGAATCACACTGATAGGAGCCTTCCTCGAAAAAGCTGGAAAATCACAGAGTAAAAGGAAAATCGAGGAAGGTATCGATAAGCTGGAGTATTACCTTGAGAATCTCGAGATTATCGAGGACAGCTGA
- a CDS encoding sulfatase produces the protein MGLIKTVSLSVVILTLPTCGRQVDDTVSGMNVLLIIIDTLRADHLGYWGYERDVTPTLDSLATSGTAWMETQAQSSWTLPSVASMLTGLSPREHSAGSSHGQMYGLSSSIPTVQSILHSRSWQTCGIFNVIFLNEDFGFHRGFDHFDCRGVTEDIGCRRADQTVDDALEWLDELDNESRFCAVLHFYDPHMPYDPPSPYDTLYADPFNYALRSGEQQLSIMRSVNNDSAEITNEGLKYLIDLYDGEIAFTDAEIGRLLNEMRNNGLTDSTLVIVVADHGEEFLEHSGIEHGRTLYQEVTHVPLIISGPGVPAGAAIDAPAAHIDILPTILSYLNLEIPDGLSGRDLLNSEYTEFYIPASNLLWCEIQQASVRRDSLKVIWNSDGSGVEYYNLSSDPGERIPLPDADAAMIEAAEFYWATPPVAEAPRVSFTEAANHQLRDIGYIR, from the coding sequence ATGGGTCTCATCAAAACAGTTTCACTGTCCGTTGTCATCCTTACACTGCCAACGTGCGGCAGACAGGTTGATGATACGGTTTCTGGAATGAACGTGCTTCTGATAATTATAGATACACTGAGAGCGGATCATCTTGGTTACTGGGGATACGAAAGAGATGTTACCCCAACACTTGACAGCCTGGCCACCTCAGGTACCGCATGGATGGAAACACAGGCACAGAGTTCATGGACGCTTCCTTCCGTAGCATCGATGCTGACCGGTCTTTCTCCAAGAGAGCACAGCGCTGGATCTTCTCACGGTCAAATGTACGGACTGTCATCTTCCATTCCCACGGTGCAGTCTATTCTTCACTCCAGGAGCTGGCAGACCTGCGGTATTTTCAATGTAATTTTTCTAAATGAGGATTTTGGGTTTCACAGAGGATTCGATCATTTTGACTGCCGGGGCGTTACGGAAGACATCGGATGCAGACGGGCTGACCAGACGGTTGATGACGCGCTGGAATGGCTGGACGAACTCGATAATGAATCTCGTTTCTGCGCTGTACTGCATTTTTATGATCCTCACATGCCTTACGACCCGCCATCTCCTTACGATACCCTGTACGCTGATCCATTCAATTACGCTCTCCGCAGCGGTGAACAGCAGCTGAGTATTATGCGTTCAGTAAACAATGACAGCGCTGAGATCACAAATGAAGGGTTGAAATATCTGATAGACCTGTACGATGGTGAAATTGCGTTCACAGACGCGGAAATTGGCAGACTTCTCAATGAAATGAGAAACAACGGTCTTACCGACAGCACCCTTGTAATTGTAGTAGCCGATCATGGGGAGGAATTCCTGGAACACTCGGGAATCGAACATGGCAGAACCCTGTATCAGGAGGTTACTCATGTACCACTTATTATCAGCGGACCCGGTGTTCCCGCAGGTGCTGCTATAGATGCACCCGCAGCACATATTGATATTCTTCCGACAATCCTTTCGTACCTGAATCTTGAGATTCCCGACGGGCTTTCCGGACGAGACCTGCTGAACTCAGAATATACGGAGTTCTATATTCCGGCCAGCAACCTTCTCTGGTGTGAAATACAACAGGCTTCGGTAAGAAGAGACAGTTTAAAGGTGATATGGAATTCCGATGGAAGCGGAGTTGAGTACTACAACCTTTCATCGGACCCCGGTGAACGGATCCCGCTTCCTGACGCTGACGCTGCGATGATAGAGGCTGCTGAGTTCTACTGGGCAACACCGCCTGTCGCAGAAGCACCGCGCGTATCCTTCACTGAAGCCGCAAACCACCAGCTCAGGGATATCGGATATATCAGATAG
- a CDS encoding CDP-alcohol phosphatidyltransferase family protein — protein sequence MNTDPATGKNRIFLRQLNREVQEKAQQIADSFAILPAAITWLRFLGAGMVIMMVYGSLSLDFLFWVILVCGISDYLDGWLARRLKKTSYPGKVMDFTADKLFISVSLIALSFSLGAIDTVVASILVGYHLLLLFSLSAISWSIHVPVVTITTGERLAVLFSYLLLMTAAGRLAFPHKQIFQSLHTPLTIIALLSAFTGLLSYLRLLRRLLSRFLE from the coding sequence ATGAACACTGATCCAGCAACTGGTAAGAACAGGATTTTTCTGAGACAACTGAATCGGGAAGTTCAGGAAAAAGCTCAGCAGATAGCCGACAGTTTCGCGATTCTTCCCGCAGCGATAACATGGCTACGTTTTCTTGGAGCCGGCATGGTAATTATGATGGTTTACGGTTCGTTGTCCCTTGACTTTCTTTTCTGGGTCATTCTTGTGTGTGGTATTTCAGACTACCTTGATGGATGGCTTGCAAGAAGATTAAAAAAAACCTCCTATCCCGGAAAGGTCATGGATTTTACGGCCGACAAGCTTTTCATTTCCGTTTCACTGATAGCATTATCCTTCTCCCTTGGCGCCATTGATACTGTTGTAGCCAGCATACTGGTCGGATATCATCTTCTTTTGCTCTTTTCACTTTCGGCTATATCCTGGAGTATTCATGTTCCTGTTGTAACAATCACTACGGGTGAGCGTCTCGCGGTGTTGTTCAGTTACCTTCTTCTGATGACAGCCGCCGGAAGGCTGGCATTCCCCCATAAGCAGATATTCCAATCACTTCATACTCCACTGACAATAATAGCTCTGCTATCAGCTTTTACAGGCCTTCTCAGTTATCTTCGTCTACTGAGAAGGTTGCTTTCACGATTTCTGGAGTAA